The Antechinus flavipes isolate AdamAnt ecotype Samford, QLD, Australia chromosome 4, AdamAnt_v2, whole genome shotgun sequence genomic interval TGCGCTAGATTCTGGGGATATGAACCAAAACATAAagtgttcctgccctcaagaagcttatctCTTACTGGCCAAGGGGTAGCCACATAAGTAtacacttgtttttgtttttgtgtactAGGCTAATTCTAGAACTGATGGAATTTTATTTCAGTCCAAAGCAGTACAAAAGCCTGTGAGAAGCATTCAGGTTAGCAAACTAGTTCTTGATTCCATTTAAGGGAAAATTAGCCTAGAGAGCAATCCCTTGCTGGTAACTGATATGATGAAAGAAAACTTGAGAAATGTAATTGTTCCAACTTTCCCTGGGATGTTCCTAGAACTTTTCCAGAACTCTGAAAAATGGGGCGAGGAGCAAGCTTATCCCCTCTAGAAAAAATTGCTGCATCATTTGAGGATTGTTTCCAAAAGGCATTGGAATAATGTACATCAGGGAGAGTCCCTGGGTTGCAATCCTATTCGTTGTGTCAAGCAAGACTGTGCACGCTCTCCTGATGAAATCCATGTTCTCTGCGGTAGAAACTTCTGTCTCACTGCTGAGGGCTTTTGGCAGGAGTTTCATTTGGCCAAGGAAACGATTATATTAGCAACCCCAGCTGATAAAAACTCCGAGTGTCTTTCTCTCTGGAGCCTCTTGGCTGAAGGTCTTCCAGAATACAAGTCGGCAAACAGACACACCTGCATCAGGACTATGATGAGAGGAAGCTTCTGGCTAACGCGCCGCTTTGGAGCCTGCCAGAGCCTTCTTGGATCCCCCAGCCTCAGACCTCAGAGTATCCCTCACAGACCCAGTCCCAGCCTAATTCCAGGAACAAGCTTCAGTTCATCCACCGACACTTTGGTGAGTACTGGACACTTTTTTGCAAAGCTCCCCCTAAATACATGGGCATCTCAGAGTAGGGTCGATACCCCGAGAATCCACTCACCCTTGGATTTTCCCACAAGTTATAATCAAGAGGCAATGTGATACAATGCCAAGAATACTAACTAAATCAAGAGAGATAGAATCACAGCCCAAATATTTATCGGCTATTTAACTATGGGcaaattattccttctttctcagccttagtttcttcatctgtaaattaaagaATATGGCCcaattccagttctaaatctatgatttttaatgaatgattattgactgactgatagcTCCCCCAAGGCTCAACTCAAGGGctatctttcctgattcccctagGATATTAGCACTTCTGTGTAACATATGAAAATCATTTCTATATAAACTGTATTGATTTACCTCTGCTCTGTACCAGTTAAATCCTCTCTGCAGAATAAAAACTCCTTGAGGActgtctcacttttgtatttatatccctatttagtgactggcacatagtaggcatttaatagacttcctcaaaaataaataaaagcttcttGATCAATTGTGCCAATAGATAAAAACTGAGCCTGTGAATAAATAGTATAGTGCTAAGAATATTGGACtagtgcagtggttctcaaacttttcttctcagtatcttcatgtagttaaaaaaaaaaaactatcgaggatctgttcaaagagctttggttcacatgggttatatttatagctattcactatattagaaataaaaaataattttgaatttgtagaccctctgaaagggtttcagagaccccaacaattctttggattatactttgaggaccactggacTAGGGTCTAGCATTGTCTCTGCAGCTGGCCCAATGTATGACTTGGGACACCATTTCCTCCATCTGTAATAGGAGGAGGCTGACCTAGACAATAATAAggagctaacatttttatagcatttttaggGTTACAGAatactcatttgattctctcacACACATTTGATCCTATGAAGTAGGGactaatattattcttattttataattgaggaaactgaggctgggaaaggttgaaatttgcccaggatcacaaagttacTTAGTAtttgaagctgtatttgaacttagcTTTTCTTGATCCCAGACTAGAACTCTAGTTGTTCTAACATTCTCTAGTAAGTGAAAAGAAAGCTGGCAGTTAAGAGGACTTGAATTTATTCCAAAGtaagaattctgatttttctatttttcatgatCCTTGATATGAGAAGGTCATGCTTTTGTTATTGACCCCAACTATTATCTGgtcagaaatatgaaaaaaaaacaggcatATGACCAAGCTTTCTCCCTCAGGGGATACATACATGGTTAGATATGTACACACTGTCCCAGACCCCTGACTTTGAATCCATTTTTCAGAGGAAGCTCTCATTTCAAAGGGAGTTACTGTACCTCCCAGGAAGAGATATTCAGTGATAAGTGGCCAGCCAGAACCAAGCAGGGAGAGTTCCCCTGAAGCTGAAATAGCAataacccttaaaaaaaaaataggggtttATTGACTTCATTTCTCCCTGTCCTGACAAAGCTAACTGCTTTTTCCCCCAAAGGGCCCTTTACCCAAATACTATACCTCGAGTCAGTGCTATAATAACAATTATGTAGAGATAAGTTCATTGCCTTTGTTTCTAGATCTAAAGCTATGattgtataaattatatagattTCTGGTACTTTTCTGAGAGCAGAGGACAAGTGGCCAAAGCATCTGGAAATTGATTCTTCAAAGTGACCCCTAGCTCCACGCAAATGATTGGTCTTCTCCCAGGTCATGCTATTCTGAAACTTGGTTCTTTCTAGGTTTCCAGGTTCTGCCAAAAATTTACAGACCTGAAGGATTATGCCCTTCCCAATGCCAGCTGGAGCCCTGAAATGATGCGCTTGTACAAGGAGTTTCTAGAAAAGACAAAGGATGGGGAATGGATCAAACTTCCTTCCTTCAAGAGCAATAGTGACCACATCAGAGGTCTGAAGCTCCCCAGTGGATTTATAACTGCTTCAGGTAAGTCCTTCATGTCTCCTTccaacatacatacacacgttatttaaagctttttattttcaaaatacatgcaaagacagttttcaacatttacccttgaaaaatcttgtgttccaaatttttctccatcctccctatctcccccctcccttagatagcagaGTGAACCATTATAAGTTAAATATCACACACACCATTATTGGAATAATGAACTATGATGCCCCAGAGAGTTATTATAGAGGTGATCTCAGTCACTCTCCCATTCCCaattccctgcctccctccaaaACTATACTTAGTGTGTGTAAAACTGTGTGTAAAACCATACTTAGAGTGTAAGAAACTGCCTGTTTTAAAAAGCCCTTTGGAAAAGACAAAAACGATCTCACTTCCAAGactgaaaaaacattttctttcaattGGAAGTCCTGCTCCCACATGATGATGAGAATGAGGATGATGATAACTATGAcaaatatagtgctttaaaatctataaaatattttgtgtatataatcTTGTTTAATCCTTCCCACAAACTTTAGGAGATAGATGTTCTTATtaccctcatttttacagatgaggaaactgaggctggtatGGGTAAATGACTTACccttcaaactcaggtcttcctgactcctggtccagTATACCAACTATCTGATCATTTGTTCCAAAGCAAATCACTAACTATCTGGCCCTCGGTTTCCCCCTCTATAAGATGAGGATACTCATATTTGCTGTATTGGACAAGTCTCTTCCCCTACCCTccacttttctcctctttaaaataaagggattggactgGACAATGCCTAAAAAGCAGCAAGgttgcacagtagatagaataccaggcctggaggcaagaagatttgtgttcatgagttcaaatctggcctgagaaccttcctaactagctgtgtgatcttgggaaagtcacttcactctgtttgcctcagtttcctcagctgtaaaaataagctagagaagcaAGTGGCAAATCACTcatgtatctctgccaagaaaatccccagtggggtcacaaagagttggactgaacaactgaacaactgaaaaacaattaaacaaccaACAACCAAAGTACTTACCACCTCAGAGTTACCATCAGGacagcactttgtaaactttaaagcaatcTGCAAAATGTGACCTGTATTTAGGTTAAAGAGTCTACTTTTCACTTAACCTAAGTTCTTTATATTGCAGCTCTGGGCTGGAGAGAGGAAGTAAGTTTTTCAAAGGTCCCAGGCACCAGACATAGAAGAAACgccatattttctttcctctcaaaaACTCAAACAGTCCCTCCTTAGCCTTCAGGCAGGCATGTCTTTGCAAGAACTGCTCCTTTCCCTCAGTATAAGCAAGGGACCATTTCTGTTCCTAAACGTCATCAAATCCTtatccaattttttctctctcatcactCTACATGAAATTCTCCTgcttagaaccagaagaacactgtacacaggaACAGCAACAGGATCAACCATGATAGACTTCTCAACAGtgcaatgatccaaggcaatctaagggattcatgatgaaaaatactgcCCGCATTCAGAGATATAGCTCTGGATACAATTCAATGCAtactactttccttttttttctcatttttttttgttccaatttttctttcacatcatgaTTACTCACAACATGAATATACAAgtataacctaaatcagattgtttactgtcttgggttggggaggaaaggaagaagaaaaaattaggagCTCAAAAAAGccttacaaagatgaatatcaaaaactatatttacatgtaattgaaaaaatactattaatactACTATTAAAGCTGCTCTCTTTAGGTCACATTATGCTACTTAGTGGACTGCTTATGTTTACATGTTTAGGGGGTAGAAAAgagcatctactgtgtgctaagctaaatgctttacaaacattatttcatttgattctcacaacaaccttgtaaaaTATACTATTACTATCCCCGTTTATAGTTAATGAAACCAGGCCTGTaaatcacataattaataaaagttcaactggatttgaatttagatctccTGAGtccaggctctatccactgtagcacctAGCTATCCCTGCGGTAATCCTCCTGAGATTAATGGTTTGTATTGGTATTGATATCTTATGACAAGTAAAGAGGCATCATGACATAGTAGAATAGAtattgaacttgaagtcaggattTGGATACAAATCCCACTCtggatatttattagctgtcAAAACCTGGACTGACAAAACAGCTTACAAAAGCTGGACAAAATCTGGATTTGATTattcaatccacaagcatttatcaagaacCGACTAAGTACCAGGTTctaaatgctaggaatacaatacctaaaatttaaaaaattctgaccTTACAGAGTTTTATTTTAgcagggaaaaaaacccaatatgtatacatgaaaatgcacaaaataacTGTGAACTAATTTGGAGTGCATTCATGGCTGGGATGAGGAGGTTCAAGAAAGGCTCCAaattgagctgagtcttgaagtgAATATTTTATGAAgcaaaggggaaagagggagagagtatGTTCCAAGACAGCCAGTACAAAAACACAGAGATAAGAAATGGAGTTTTATGCATAAAGAATAATAAAGCCAATATAACTGGGCCGTGGTGTTCAAGAAGAGGAATAATGTGTTacaaggctggaaagataggctgggaagggctttaaaagtaaATCAAAAGAGTTTATATCTGATGCTACAGACAATAAGGAGACGCTAAAATGTACTAAGTAAGGGAGTGTCAGGGTCAAGCTAAACTTAGAGAAAATCACTTCAGCAACTGTGGgaacagattttaaaagacagaaatctGAGGCAAGGAGCTATTAAGATAGCTGTAATCAGGCCTGTTAGTTAGAATGAAGAAAGTGATCTAGAATGGTGAGGATCTGAGCTAGAGTAGTGAGGTCTTGAGCTAGAATGACAAGTCTGATCTAGAGTAGTGAGGGCCCGATCTAGAATGACAAGGCCTTGATCTACAATGACGAGAATGCATAGAGATGATTAGTTTCAGGACTATGAATCAAGAAAAGAATAACTAGAAAAGAGTGTTTTGGAGTAAATGCTAGACAGAGGTTAGAGAATAATGGATTCCAAGAAATAGTGCTTTCTAGATTTAGACTAGAAAAGTCTACTTTCTGGAAGAAGAAGGTGCTTTCTAGAAAATGGTACATTTTAGAAAACTGCTTTCTAGGCTGAGAATCTAGAAAAGAGTGTCTAGAAAAGAATGCTTTCTAGAAGGACAgcctaggaaaaaaaagtacattctAGAAAAGAGTGCTTTCTCAACTGACTGTCTAGTAAAGAGTACTTTCTATATTGAGAGTGTTTTCTAGGCTGAGTGCTTTTGCTTTCTAGAAAAAGGTACTTTCTAGACAGtctagaaaactagaaaagagtCATTCTAGATAAGAGCATATTTTGTGAGAGTGCTTTCTAGGCTGACAATCTAGAAAAGAGTGCTTTCTAGAAAAGGGTGCTATACTAAGTCTAGAAAGTAGTGCTTtcgtcctttttgtagtagcaagaaagtgaaaaactgaatggatatccatcagttggggaatgattgaataaattatggcatatggatgcaagggaatattattgttctataagaaatgatcagtggctgatttcagaaaaacctggagaaacttatatgaactgatgctgagcaaaatgaataaaatcaagagaacattgttcacaaacaagattatatgataatcaattctgatggatgtgactctttttaaaaatgagataattcaagccACTTATAATAAagttgtgatgaagaaagccatctccacccagagagaggactatgggaactgagtgtagatcacaacacttttcacctttttgttgttgtttgcatgcttgttttttttctctcatttttttgttcttgatctgattgttcttgcGCAATGATAagtgtgtaaatatgtttagaagaactacatgtttaacctatattgagttatttattgttggaagaggtggggagaaaaattgaaacacaagttttgtaaggagaatgttgaaaactctttttgcacagattttgaaaaataaaaaacttttattatttttaaaagaaaaagaaaacagtatttTCTAGATTGAGAATCTAGAAAAGAGTGTATTCCAGGAAACAGTGCTTTCTAGAATGAAAAGTGCCTTTCCTAGAAAGGTATGCTTTTGAGGTGGAGTCTAGAAAAGACTGAATTTTTATCTGAAGAAACAGAAGTGAGGAGAAAGCATGTTCCAGGCTTACATAACAATCTGTAAGCAGGTGACAGAATTTTGTTCCCTTGCCTTAGGTCTGTCTTAGGTTTAGAACATAAAACCTAAAGGAGAGTACTGTAAAATCAGTTTGAAAAGGTAGACCAGAACTAGATTGCAAACAGCTTTTAAATGCTCAATACTTAAATCTAGCTCTTTTAAACCCAATATTCTCTCCTCCAATCTAAAGCAAAGATCAGGCTACTAAAAATGTGTCAATATTGGGACATGGAAACCCTAATCAAAAGATGAATTGTGATTGAGATATTGATATGATTagattcttctttaattctttacAATTGTTAGATATTTTGCTTCTGTGAAATCTGTAATCAGTAATGAGTCCTTAGTCATTGAAAATGATCAAGTATAGTCTAGGCAACTACTTGTGCAAAGATTTTCTACAAAGAAATGTGTCATGTAAAAACTATATATGCCTTATAAAAATAGTTGGACCAAATGGCTCCTAACTATCCTTtttcaaaactgaaaatatattattttattaatttaatatcaaacttaaaaaaaaaaaagaaaaaagaagagtgcACTTTCTAGTGGGGTTCTGATCTAGGATGATAAGGGTTTGATCTAATATTAGTGAGAAGAGGTTGAACATAAAAGCAAGATTCGACAATTGATTGAATGTGTGGGTTGAAGGAGAATAAGGAGTTGAACTTAACCTCTTTTTTGCCTCAGACTCCCTTCCTTGCATTTGTCTATTAAGTGGTAGATCAATTTCTAGTCACTGGTGAAATCAtagattctttaaatatttgcagATGACAAATGAGCAAATCAAGGCGCAGGGAGATTAATTAAACCTCTTGCTCCATATCACACAAGTGGCCAAGTTATTAAACCTAGattattagaattagaaaggattttCCAATCCTCTAATTTTGCAAACAAAATGGTCTTTTTGTAAtttctcaaggtcacaaagcAATGGAATGTCAAACTGTGGGCTAGAACCTGGGTTTCCTGAATCTAGTCCAACACACCCATCTCtacttgaacccagttctttctgGCTCCAAGTTGGGAATATCTTCCACTAACCAATGCATTTAGTAGTtcctcagtaaatatttattagattgaATAATTCATTCATCTCTTCTGAGTTATGTGTGTTTATAAATCTTTCAAGGTTTCTTTCCTTATAAGTATTTCATTTGCACCCATCAGATTGAGACTTTTGGGTGTTGAGCATCAGTTTCTCCTAACAAACCAGAGGTCCTATGGGCAGTGGACATTTCCTGTGCCCCAATTAATCTTCTTTCCAAAATAAGAAGAGATCATGGTATAATATTGGCAAGTGTATCAGTTTTAAAAGTACAAGGACCTATATTCAACTCTTAGCTGTCACTTGCATAATCTTGGGTATTTTACTTAACTTCTCTATATTATATGACTTCTAAATTCTTCTCCAGCCTTCAATTCTATTACCCAATGAGCTTATCAAGGTCACAGACTATGTTTCTCCTACCTACCTGGGGGTTCCCAGGGTGAAGATcaagtatttttcaaattttccctcaaTATTCTATGTATAGAGTAGAGGTTCTTAAACTTTCTCATGCTTCATAGATATCTCTTGTAATCTGATGAAATTTGTGGATCCATtctcagaatcattttttaaatttgtaattgcaaaaaattctgaatttcagttagagattaataaaaatgaatatgtaaTTTGTTTTCCATGCAAGTTTATACATCCTTTTGAGAAAAAAGGTATTGTGGACCCCAAGTTAAGAGCCCCTGATATAGAATATCACTCCACATAATAAACTCAACATGAAAAACTGAATGCCATCCCTCTCTCCTGCCCTcacagaaatatcttttttttttcttttccttgtgtcCCTTTCACATTTCTTCTCTCCCAGACAAAGAAGACTACCGCATTTTTACCAGATGCATTGAAAAGGAGGGACAAGGCTATGAGTACGTCATTTTTTTCCACCCGTCCAAGAAGAAGTCAATCTGTCTGTTCCAGCCAGGTCCCTACCTGGAAGGTGCTCCAGGGTAAGCAGATGAGTGGAAAGAGTAAGTTCACACCATCCTCAGATGTTTTTGAAGACAGGCTGGCTCAGCGGAGACAAAAGAGGTACTCCTCAGAATTAAGGTGTCAAGGAGTCAGTCaacattcattcagcaaacattagtGACCCTATTTTGTACAAATTACTAGTCTAGATACCATGGCTTTAGCTCATAAGTAGAAAGctgagcttagaatcaggaagtcctgaatccaaattcagtctcACATATTTACTATCTATaggtcctgagcaagtcacttaatttctgtttgcctccatttcctcaattgtaaaatgggaataataatagcaccaatttctcaaggttgttgtgaggatcaaatgatattatTACCATTAGATGCTAGATGACATTATCTCATGTAATTGCTTCCTTTTTACTTAATGCTCCAAACAAATTGGATTATCCAACTCACGCTGCCTTCTCCATGGATCCATCCCTGATTACCCCAATTGAAAATTAATTCCTATTACCAAATTTCAGAGCACTTTGTACTACCCTTAGATACTTCTTCATAGACTATAAGATTCTTAAAGGCAGAAATTCAatctcatttatttctataaatttcctAACCCTTAATCCCTGCACATCCtgactgcttaataaatgtttattggagaGAATTCAGTCAGCTTGGTCCAACTTCATT includes:
- the THEM5 gene encoding acyl-coenzyme A thioesterase THEM5 isoform X1; the protein is MMRGSFWLTRRFGACQSLLGSPSLRPQSIPHRPSPSLIPGTSFSSSTDTLVSRFCQKFTDLKDYALPNASWSPEMMRLYKEFLEKTKDGEWIKLPSFKSNSDHIRGLKLPSGFITASDKEDYRIFTRCIEKEGQGYEYVIFFHPSKKKSICLFQPGPYLEGAPGYAHGGSLTALVDETFSKTAYLSGHGLFTLNLNIKFKNPIPVGSVALLKVEVEKIEDQKIFLSCIALSPDEQVLFAKASGVFLQLELEEQE